Genomic window (bacterium):
CCACAGATTAGAACACAAAACCTATCCATATGTGATCAAAAAATTGCTGCTGGGAGATTGATATGAAACCTTTCGCGCTTGTCAGTGTTTATTATAAGGAGGGCGTAGAGGAACTCGTACATGCCTTGAAGGAAGCGGGCTACGGCATTCTTTCAACGGGAGGAACCCTTAAATACCTGAAGGGCAAGGGATTTGATGTTACCAGTGTTGAGGAAATAACGGGCTTTCAAGAATCCCCGGGAGGAAGAGTTAAAACCCTTCACCCTGGAATCTTTGGTGGTATCCTTGCTCGAAGAAATAATAGCGAGGATTTACAATTCCTTGAAAGACATAACTTTCCCCTTATAGATTTTGTTGTTGTCAATCTGTATCCTTTTAGTGAAAAGTTAAATCTTGACCTTGAAGCCCTTCTTGAATTCATTGACATCGGAGGAGTTTCACTTATAAGAGCTGCTTCAAAGAATTACTTATGGGTCACCCTTGTTTGCGACCCTTCAGATTATAAATGGGTTTCAGAGAAAATTAAAAATGGCAGTTTGTCTATTGATGATAGAAAAAATCTTGCCCTCAAAGGATTTAGAAAGGTGATTGAGTATGATAGTGAGATTTACAGCGAGCTCTCGAAGAGATTTGAAATGGATGATGTCTTTATTGCTGGAGCTTTTTATAAGGCCTTTGACTTAAGATACGGTGAAAATCCACACCAAGAGGGAGCGGTTTTTTACAATTCTACCTTTAAAGATACTTTTTTAAAGAGGATTGAACTTCTCTGGGGCATAGAGCTTTCATATAATAACATTCTCGACCTTTACTCCGCGTGGCAGGTAGCAGATGAGTTTAAAGATCCAGCCTGTGCTATAATCAAGCATAATGTCCCCTGTGGTGTGGGAATTGGAGAAAATCTGGAAGAGGCTTTCTGGAAGGCTTTGAAATCAGACGAAGAATCTGCCTATGGCGGAATTGTTGCCTTCAACGGTTTAATAGATGAAAAACTTGCCAGTTTGCTAAATGACTTCTTTTTTGAAGTTCTGGTGGCACCCGACTACGAGAAGGAAGCTATTGAAATTCTTAGGAAAAAGAAGAAAAGAAGAGTTGTAAGGGTGAAGGAAGGAGGCCACTTTCCCTTGGAATACCGATTCGTGGATCGGGATTTACTCGTTCAAAAGAAAGACACGAGGGAATTAAAAAGAGAGGATTTGAAGGTAGTGGCAGGGGAGTTTGATGAAAGCTGGTTTAAGGACGTTTATTTCGGTGATAAAGTTGTTAAACATGTAAAGTCTAATGCCATAGTCCTCGTTAAAGATGGAATGACCGTGGGAATCGGTGGTGGTCAAACGAGCAGGGTGGAGGCTATGCGAATTGCTCTTAGAAAGGCGGGAGAAAGGGCAAAGGATTCAATCCTTATTTCTGATGGATTTTTCCCTTTCAGTGATAGTATAGAGCTTGCTCACAGCCATGGGATCATGCTTGTCGTTGAGCCGGGAGGCTCTAAAAGAGACCAAGAAGTAATTGATAAAGCAAAGGAACTGGGAATCAACCTTGTTTTCACTGGAATAAGGCGATTCAGGCATTAGCTTGGAAATTTTTTTCGCACCTGTTAAAATATTCGTGTTATGAAAAGATTCCACAAAATTATTAAATTATTCACAGTATTGAGTTTTTTGGCTTTTGTCCCTTTCTCCTATGCACAGGAACTTATAACTAATGGAAGTTTTGAGGATTGGAGTGGAGGGTTACCAACAGGCTGGCTTAAGGAAAGCGGAGTTAATATAACTCAAACAACCACACCGGTGTACGATGGAAATTACAGCGTGGGTTTGGAAGCGACAGGGACTACTAACGCCGGTATATATCAAGATGTCCCTGTTACTCCAGGTGTTTCTTACACATTTAAAGTAGCCCTTTATGCTGTGGCTGGGACTGGATATAGTGGAATTGGCTTTCTAATTAGCTGGTATACATCGAGTGATTCATTTATATCATCAACAGAAGTTAAATATGCAGATGTTTTAAATTTATGGGTTGTTGATTCCATTGTTTATACTGCTCCGGACAGTGCCGGTTATGCCCGTCTCAGGATCAGGTGCTATGCCAATGGCGCCTTAGGGGGCTATGCAGATAAGGCATCTTTTTACCGAACGGATTCTCCCCCTCAGGGTTCACCTCCCAGCTTTGCTTCGATAGCGAGAAGTCCGGAATACCCTGACCCTGATCAACCTTTTAACGTTATTGCACAGGTTAATGACCCTGATGGGGATCTGCAGTCATGCGAACTCCACTGCAGTGTTAATTTCGGCGCATTTCAAATCATTGCCCCGGACTCTGGGCAAAATTCAACTTATTACTTTACGATTTCTGGCCAACCCAATGGAAGCCTTGTAAGGTATTATCTCGTAGCCAGTGATCAGTATCATACGGTTTACTCCGACACCTTCGGATTTCAGGTGGGTGGATTTTCCTTCACAGTATATTTTGAAAACAATGATCTTTTTGGCAAACTGGGCGAGTTTATACACAACGCTACCTACTCTCTTGATTGCTGCTATTATGAGATCTTTAATAATGTGATTGTAGATTCACTCATAGCAGCGAAAGGGCGCGGGGTAAGAATCAGAATAATAACAGATACAAGCTATTACGATAGAGAAGAAATCAAGAGGTTGAAGGATAACGGAATCCCGGTTATTCACGAAGGAGTAGGTGACAATTCGACAGATCACATTATGCACAATAAGTTTATTGTGAGAGATTTTGGAGATAATGATCCCTCCAATGATTTCGTATGGACGGGAAGCTTCAACGCAGGAGATTATTTACACGTAGATAATGTTTTGATAATCAAGAGCGCGGAGGTAGCTGAAGCATACACTCAGGAGTTTAATCAGATGTGGGGGAGTTCAGCGGAAGAACCCGACACCCTCGCTTCTCGAACCGGGACAAGAAAGAGTGACGTGCTTACAGAACATTGCTTTGTCTCAGGGAATGACACGGTTTGGGTTTATTTCTCGCCTCAGGATGATCCCATTCAATATGTTTGCAGTTTTGCTTCAAGGGCAAGATCTTCAATTTCCTATCTCATTTATAGCTTTACCAGGGGAGATTTAAGAGATACCCTGATTTCCCTTCACAGCCGTGGGATTTCAGTCCGTGGGGTTCATGAAGATAATGTGAGTTTAAGTCCGGTATTTGATAGCCTTCAGAGAGCTGGACTTGATGTCTACTGGGCAAATGTTTCTTCGCCTTACAATCTTTTGCATGCTAAGGTCATGATTATTGATACGACCTATGTGATAACGGGTTCAATGAACTGGTCAAACAATGGAACGGGTTATAATGATGAGAACTTGGTAATAATTAGGAATTCAGAGATTGCGAGGTTGTACTGGGACTGGTTCAAGGTTCATTTTACGGAGGCGGGGGGTACTTGGGTATCCCCGAATTCAGTTCAAGGAGAGATATTATTGCTTCACCGAATCCCTTCACAAGTTTGGTTAGGTTTTCAAGGGCTAATCTGGTGATATTTGATGTGAATGGAAGGGAGATAAAAAGGGTAGGGGAAGAAAGGTACTGGGACGGTAGAGACTCTCAGGGGAAAACGGTTCGCCCCGGCGTCTATTTCGTCAGGGATGAAAAGGGAACGGTCTTGGGGAAAATTATAAAAATAAGGTAATTACACCAGAAGAGCGGAAAGAATCCCTGTTAGAAATATTCCGTCGAAGACTCCGGCACCGCCAATACTTACTAATGTACTGTGCAAATTTTTAATCTTATGTAAATTCATCAAGTCTGCTCCTATAAGGGTACCAAGAGTGCCGGTGACATAGGCGCAGGCTGCTGGATTCTCGGGATAAAAGGTATAAGATAACAGGATTGCCACAATTGGTGGTATAAATGCAGGCATTACGAATCCTCTTCCGGGAATAACTCTTGTCAGGGATTTACAGATGAACGCCATAATGATTACAGGGATTATGCATTGAATGGGATTGATTTTAGTGAGGAGGTAAAGAGAAACTATTACTGGTATTATAGCACCACCCACATTAATACCAACTATGGTTTCTTGAACTTCAGGGATAACAAACCAGTAGTTTCTCCTCAGGGTATAGGATGTTTGTTTTGCTAATGGTATATTAATGAAGCTTCCAATTAAGGTAAAGAGGTAAAGGAAAATGGCAGTTTGAGGACTAATTCCCAGTTTTGCAAAAGCGAAAGGAATTAAGCCCAGCATCCATAAAGTTAGGAAAATACCTGTGAAAAATAGAATTATTAAAAGCAGAATGATACCAAAGGGTATAAAAATCATTGATTATTCCTCCTGATTTTTGAATATGCATCCGGTAGCCTTACGTAAAAAGGCTCCGCTTCCACAGGCTTAACAGGTTTTAACTGATCCTTTAACTCTATGAAAGCTTCGTAAAGCGCGTCCGCATCAGGAAATTCAGGAAAGTACCCAATTTCGTAATCGGGATAGTTAGCCTTCAGATTCTCAATTTTTTCAATGCCAATTTCTGAAATTCTTTTTTTTGATTCATACAGCGCGTAAAAGACTTCCCCTTTTTGAGCAGGAAGACAGGGAATGTAATGCCCTTTGTCTGGACCTTTTGTAATAGCAAGGGCATCGAGGGATTTTATGGTGTAAAGTTTGTAGTTTGGTTTTTTAAGATAGAAGGCCTTTGCCACTGCGTACCCAATCCTCAGACTTGTAAATAATCCAGGCCCTTCGTAAATAATAAGTTCTTCAATATCCTCAGGGGTCGCCTTTTTTAATTTTAAAAGGGAATCAATGAGAAGAATTATATTTTCCTGATGCGAGTATTTAATGGAAGATTTTATGAAATACTCTTTTTTGTGGTTATATGACAAAAGAAGAGATGGACAACTTGAAAGATTTCCTATAAAAATTGAAATCATATTTTTAGGGGGCCTTTTAAGGCCCCCCTAAATTCTAAATTATATTCCCGCTGCAAAGGGTTCTTCAGCGAGATCTTGAAGACCAAGTTGAGAGAGCTTCGCTTTTGTAGGAATTCCCTCTTTGGACCATCCTCTTGCAATGTAGTATTCGTCGAGCATTCTGTTAAATTCTTCCTCAGACACATAAAGCCCTTTTGAAGGACCGGCAGGAATTGGAGCATTCATGACCTTCCATGGAAGATGATCGTCCTTCCTTGAAAATCCCTCTCTCACATTGAACATTTTTGTTATATTGTAAATCCTTTCACCAGCAACCCAGAGTTCTTCTTCACTTATATCCCAACCTGTTACGGCCTTAAACATCTCGGGGAAGCCCTCAATGAAGAACATATGTCTTGAGAATTTGCAGGCACCTGTGGCGTCATAAATGGTCATCAGATCTTCTAAGGTTTTTATTTCAAAACCTTTCCACTCACCTTTGGTTCTGTCAACATTTGACATCTTCCACCATTTTCCGGTAAGTTCAATTCCGTAAGCGCCACCCGTTAAATGGCAACCGCCCCTTGTTGATACTGCAAAGGCAAGCGCAACACCCTTTAATCCCCTTATATCATAAGCTGGTAATTCAAGTCCTTTTATATGGACCGCATATTTCCAAGAATCCTTTCCAAGTTTTTCAGCTGCTTCCTTCGAACCGTTAAAGAGCAGCTCGCCGAGTTTTCCTTCCTTTTTTCCCATCATTTCAATAGCCTTAACTGCTGCTTCGTCATTACCAAACTTCAAATCCAGTCCGTCGGTATCTTCCTTTGTCAAAAGGCCGAGTTCATAGCATTCCATTGCCCAGGCCAGTGTGACACCGGCGGAAATGGCATCAAGCCCGTAATCGTCGCAGAGCTTGTTCATTTTTGCGACAGCACCAATATCATCTATGCCCAAGACCCCACCAAGGGAGTAGAGTACCTCATATTCAACTCCTTCTACCTCTGTGCCTGCATATTTTCCGTCGGTTATCTTTATGTATCTTCCACAGGGTTTGGTGCAGTGTGGACAGGGCCTGTTTTTAACTGTGTATTTTGGGGCCCAGTAATACGGGTCAAGGTGAGACTTTTCGCCTTCCTTTAGCTGGTCGTAAACAGGCATATAGCCGTATCTCCAGTTTAGAGATGGGAATGTTCCTCTTTCTTTGTTGACCCACTCGTAGAACTCACCGCTTCCATACTTCATGTCGGCTTCAGTAGCAGGATGCTCTTTGATTATTTTACCCCATTTCAGGATTAGCTCTTTTAGCATGTTTTTGTCGTAGTATTCGATTTCCTTAGTGCCTTTTACAGCAATGGCCTTCAGCTTCTTTGAGCCCATTACAGCACCAACACCTGCACGGGCTGCCTGCCTTTCTTCAAAATCTACTTCAGAGATTTTGGAGAGCTTTTCACCTGCAGGTCCGATAATACCGGTCCGCACCTTTCCATGCCTTTCCTGCAGCTTTTTATGAGCCTCACTGGTCAGAGTCCCCCACAAATCACTGGCATCCTTAATTTCTACTTTGTCGTCCTCAATTAAAATGTAAACAGGTTTGTCTGAAGTACCTTCAATAATAAGGCAGTCGTAGCCTGCTTTTTTGAGTTCTTCGCCCAGATATGCACCTACCATGGCTCTACCATAACCACCGGTTAAAGGTGATTTGAAATTCAGGGCAGTTTTTGACATAGTTGGAAGGCCAGTGGCTACAAGGTTTCCCGGGGTTATAATGAGTTTGTTATCTGGACCAAGGGGATCTGCTTTTGCGGGAACTTCATCATAAAGTATTTTTGCACCGAACCCTACTCCGCCAATGTATTTCCTTGCAAACTCTTCTTTCAGGGGTTCAGTTTTTATCTCTTTTGTAGTGAGATTTATTCTCAGAATTTTCCCCGCATACCCTTTCATGAAGAAACCTCCTGTTTGTTTACAAATTATAACGAAGATTCTTAACTTGTTCAAATTTTCACAGATTTCTAACAAAATAATCGAGTGGTGAGGTTTAAAGAATTTTGCTTTTAGTTTTTTAAGTGACTATTTCATTTACTTATTTGTAGATTTTATTGAAAAATAAAGGCAGATCGGCTCTTCTCTTTGTGTTCGGTTTTAAGTGACAATTTTGCTTGTTTGAACAGCGATGGGTATTCGATTAAAATTATAACATGTCGCTGCATTTTCCTTCTGTATTGGAATTACATAAGAAGTTCCTATCTGGTGAGCTGAGTCCCGTTGATGTTGTAAATGAGCATCTTAAACTCATTAACAATAATCAGCGTACTTTAAATACTTTTATTAGTATTTTAGATGACTACGCACTCCGCAGGGCAAGAGAGCTGGAGGAGGAATTACCGAAGTATAGAGAGCAAGGCACATTGCCACTCCTTTTTGGCATTCCCGTGGGCATAAAAGATAATATTAATTTTAAGGGTTTTGGAACCACTTGCGCATCAAGAATTCTTTCCGGATATATCTCTCTCTACAATGCTACCGTTGTAGATCGTTTACTTGAGGCCGGTGCAATCATTATGGGAAAGCTTAACATGGATGAATTTGCTATGGGTGCCCTTGGTACCTATTCTTTCTATGGTCCAGTAAGGAATCCAGTAAATCCTGAATATCTTGCTGGTGGTTCATCCAGTGGTTCTGCTGCCAGCGTTTCTGCTGGTGAAGTTGTGGTTTCTCTCGGATCTGATACTGGGGGTTCGATTAGGCTTCCTGCATCTTTTTGTGGTGTTTTTGGATTAAAACCTACTTATGGGACTGTATCTCGGTATGGTCTTGTTGCCTTTGCGTCTTCCCTTGACCAGATAGGTCCCATTGCCAGAAATGTGGAAGACCTTGCCAGAACTTATGTTTCTATAGCGGGCTTTGATGATAAGGATTCTACTTCACTAAATGTAGAAGCTCCGCAGTTGAATACACTCCTCAGGGAAATTGATCCGAAAGAGATAACTTTGGGATATCCTGACCTTGTTAAACGTGCTCAAATGGATGAAGAGGTCAGAGAAAATTTTTTCAGTTTGCTGGAATTGCTTTCTAAGGCTGGATTTAAAATTGAGGAAGTTTCTTTACCCCACATAAAATACTCCGTAGAGGTATATCAGATTATTGCAAACAGCGAGGCTTCCTCTAATTTATCAAGGTTTGACGGAATTCGCTATGGATTTAGGAAGAAGGAAGGGAATCTGGATGAGATGTACAGTATAACAAGAAGCGAGGGGTTTGGAGAAGAGGTAAAAAGAAGGATTGCGATTGGAACCTTTGCTCTTTCCCATGGATACTATGATGCCTACTATTTAAAAGCGTTAAAAGTCAGAAGATTAATTAAGAACGATCTTGATGAGGCGTTTAGAAAAGTCGATTTGATTCTTTTACCTGTCGCTCCATTTCCTGCCCCGAGAGTGGATGAAGAAAAGGACCCGGTTGACCTCTATTACCTTGATCTATTTTCCATACATGCTAATTTGGCTGGTATACCTTCAATGGCTATACCTTATGGAAGGACGAAAAATAACCTGCCCCTCGGATTTCAGGTAGAGGGGCAGGTGCTTTCAGAACCTTTGATTTTCAATTTCGCCTATTATTTTGAAAAGAACTTTATTTAGGCCTTGAGAGAACGATCGCCTTTTGTATTTTTCCGTTAGTTCCATCAGGTTTGGTGTATTCAAGGAGGAGTATGTAAAGGCCGGGAGGCATTATGTTTTCCCTTTCATCAACCCCTCTCCATTGGAAGACTTGTGGTGTATTTTTAGCAGATGCCAGTGTTTTTACCAATCTTCCAGCGGAATTGTAGATTTTTAAGTTATATAGTGTCCCCAAGGGAACAGAAACCTCAATAGTTAGGGCCTCGCCAAGGTATGGTGAAAAAATCTTTGGGGTGGCGCTAATTGCAACATCGGGGAATGATTCTGCAGGAGTTAGTAACTCTATATCTTCTTGAAATCTTGGTAAGAGTTGATAGCCGGAACTATACGGAGTTGTCGCGTCGTATTGCCCAACAATTCCCGCTATCCGGTAAACAGAACCGGGGGTGACAGAGCTGAGATCAATTCCTGTTGTATTGTATACGTATATGTCTATGGGGGGCATCCCGTTGTAGAGGGTAAAGGCCATTCCTGATCCTGAGGCGTAGGGTTTGTTGGCTATTGTTCCTTCCACTGTGATTAGCATTCCCTCTAAGCTCTCGTTTAGACTTCTTCCTTCAGCCAGTTTTAACGGTTCTACATCGTATCCGCTTCCCAGTCTTACGAGGTCAGTGGAAAGAGCCGGAGAGATTTCCGTAAGGCCATTGTACTGCAAAATAGTTCCTTTTACTCTAACAAGTTCACCGACATTGAAGTCAATGAACCCTCCTGAGTAGTAAACGTTAATTCCACCGGTTTCATCCTGTATGTACATTGATGTTCTGGATGTTGAAAAAATACGCGGAGGCGCAGTTACGATGCCAACCACATTAAAGTTTTGATTTAAAAATGCGGGAGTGTAGCCGTCCTCTCCGTTTTGCCTTACATAACCAATGGGGGTAGCCACGTAAAGTACTGGTTGATTTAAAACGGGTGCAAGGTAACCCCCTGAATCAACGGAGGTTTTAATGGAAAAGGCAATCGATTCAATGCTATCAGCGGGCTTGAAGCCTGTAAACCTTATAGTATCCGATGTTAATTCAATGCCACCGGAGATTTTCAGGTAAGTGGTCATTGAGTCTTTATAGAAAGAATCAATGACGGGGGCTACGAAACCTGAACCTATAAGGTAGAAAGTATCAATGGATGCACCGGTAAATTGGATTTCAAGGCTGCTAATGTAAGCGAAGGGAGAGGATATCAAAAGGTCTATGTCTTTTTTCTGACCGTAATAGGTATATGGGGGATTTAAAGTAAATATGCCAGTTCCATTCCCTTTTGCGGTGATGTCTCTGGTTCGTCTCGGCTGGATGTTGTAATATGAGTCAAATTGATACACGCATCCCACAATGTCCATTTCACCCTGTGGTATTGGTTTATATGCCAAATCACTGGTTGACGATACATTGATCCTATACTGGTGATTGAGAGAATCAGTAAAAACTAAAGAGCTATCGGGTATGAAGTGAGTAACGCCGGAGGGTGGTAATAGATTTTCTACTTTTACAAGCATGCCTTCATTATTTTCGGTTGGGGGCAAAGTAATTGTTGTAGTATCCAGATGTCCGGTTCCGTAGGAGCTGATCAGCTGAGCCGAATATAGCTGAGAGGAATTTCTGTATTCGCTAAACTGTCCCTGCAACTTAACTATTGTATTTTCCGCAACACTCGGTCCTCGGTAAACGATTAACCCGCCCGTTGAATCCTGTATGTATGTTCTATCTCCTATTACGCCTGATACGACGCCTTTAACAAGGACTGATTGTCCCATTAGAAAGTTCTTTGTCGAATCTATGTGGAAGTATTTCATTTTGATTGTACTATCAGGAGAAGCAACAAAAATTTTTGGAGGGTTCTGAATGAGGGCAACGGAATCGGTTAATCCGGTGTAAATGTTGAGTTGGAATAGTCCTTCTTCTATAAAGGCAAAGTTATTTAGGACGATTTCACCGTTTCTTAAAGAGTCTATTGTAGCGCTATCAATTTTTATCGTGTCACCGACGATTTGGTATGTTGCTGTTTGAAAACCTAATCCAGATAATGTAAGGTTGCTGTTCCACTGGTATAAATTGGAAGGCAAGATTACTTTGATAGCCCTTAGTGTTCCGAAGTTATTATTGATTTTGATGCTTATTTGTCCTGCAATGCCCAAAGGAACAATGTTTGGGACGAGGCTTGCACTGCCTCCACCAACAATGCTAACTACATTTAATTTAGGTGGATCTGGATTCCTTGAGAAATTGTTACTATCAGAAGTGTAAACTTCAAAGGCGTATACACCCGGATTTGAAGGTGCATAAAGTTTAGTGAATTGTATAAAGCCAGTAGTGTCAGGTGATATTTTTGCGTTTTCTATTAAAAGAGTGTCATTACTAAGATTCCACGTTGCCTCTGAAAAGGCAGGGCCTCCAATAATAACATCTCCATTAATATCAAAGCTTGAAGGAATGGCGATCTTAACCTTTGAAATTGTAAAGGGAGCTGATGCCTCCGCCCGTAGAATTACTTCTTTTTCTTCTGAGGTAGCTATGATATTGTTTTCAAAGTAGAAATAGCCTGTCCCGTTACCCGTAAAGACAATGTCTTCATCTCTTCTTGGTACAATTTTAAAAGCGCTGTATGAATAATAATCCACACCAATAATAGAAGGGATAAAATCTCCAACTTGAGGTGAATATGAAAAACCCGCGCAGTTCTGGACTATAGTCGTTCCGCCCTGTGGATCGCGAATTTCAAATTGATAATTTCCCAGGTTGTTATTTGTTACCGTAACACTGTCGATCCTGATTAGAACACCTTCGTATGGTTCTGTGTTTACCGATGATGCGGAAATTTTTAGTGGCCTTGGAATTCTTGCCCCCTTTTTCAAAACTGTGATGTCAGAGGCAGAAGAGGGTGATATTTCCGTCAAGCCGTAATATTCGGTGACACGACCTGTTACCTGTACCGAATCCCCCCTTTCTACGTTGATAATGAGATTTCCAGTATAAACAAAAATTCCGTGCCATGGGGCTTCTGCATCCTGTATGAAAAAGCCTCTAATGTATCTTGTCCAGTCCTGAACTGTGGCTGTTACTATGCCAACAGTGGACACAGTCTGGTTTACGTAAGGTGAGCTATCTCTATATCCCTGTAGAGAATCAATAGGAACTATTTGGGCCGAAAGGCTACCTATGGATAAAATTGCCAGCCATTTTAGAAAACTTTTCAACATTTTAAAACTTCCTCCTTTTTGAAAGTACAAGCACAACACAAGTTATTATAAGACTAATTATAACGATAAAGTCACCAAATTTCGCATAAGGGGTCTTTGTGTAATAAATTCCGATGGTAGAAGATATATACCCCCATTCAAACAATCCAAGGGATGTAATAATCCTTCCCTTGGGATCGATAATTGCTGATATGCCAGTTTTTGCTGACCTTGCAACGTATTTACCCGCTTCGATAGCCCTAAATCTTAGAAGTTCAAAATGTTCTTTTGGGCCCAGAGATTTTCCATACCATCCGTCACTGGTAATGTTAACGAGGAATCCGGCACCTTTCATAGTGTAACGGCGTGAAATATAAGGGAAAATGGATTCAAAGCAGATCAGAGTTCCAAAGGGGATGCCATTAACGTGAAGTAATACAATGGAATCGCCTGGGGAGAAATCACCCTGCCCGAATTCCAGCTTTTGCAAAAATTTGATCTTGTTTTCGTAGGGAAGCCACTCTCCAAAAGGTACTAAGTGAATTTTGTTGTATTGACCAATGATGGAGTCTTGATATACGAGAAAGGCGGTATTGTATACTTTTCTTTTACCGTTGAAATAAACATCTGCACTTCCAAGAAGAACGGGGGCTTTTGTGATTCTTGAGAGTGAATCAATGATACTCCGGGCTTTTAATGAATATCGGAAATACCCCGGAAGAGCCGATTCTGGAAGGACAACAAGGTCAAAGGTATCCTTTACTTCTTTTAGGAGTTTTCTATAGGACTTCTCAACTTCAAGCCATTCGCTTATGTTATTTTCTTCTCTTGGGAGTATGTTTGGCTGAAAAATCAAAATTTTCGTGGTACTTTCAGGATTTTCTTCTTTATAGTACAAAGCGGCACCTACAATATGACAGGCAAGCATAAGCGCGATAAAAAAGTAAAGGTAAACTTTTTTTGCTGTATCCCAGAATTGGAATAATAAAGTGGAGAAAAGGACTATCAGAAAGCCCGTGAAATAAATACCACCTATAGAATTGAGCATTCTAAAATATGGGTTTTCGAGCTGTGAGTAAGCAATGTTAATCCACGGGAACCCTGTATAAAAAGAACTGCGAATGTATTCAAAGATAACCCAGAGCGATGGAACAAGTAAAACCCTGTGTTTGTTTTTTATTCCAAGGAGGGGGACGATGTTGAACATGGATAGATAAGCGGGAAGGATGATAAGTCCACCAACCAGCCAAGGCTTTGTCTCAGGTTCTACTTTCATGTTTAGTATCCAATGGGTGTGGTAAAACCAGAAAGGATAGAAGAATGCAAGGCCAAGAAGTATGATGTGTGACTTTTCGAGGTCTTTTATTGCCAGAAATAGAGGTACGAGTGAAAAGAAGGCAAAGGGATAGAGTTTAAAGGGTGGAAAGGATAGGACGTAAAAAATAAAGGATAGAATAATTAAGAAAAGTCTTTGCATGGAAAAAAATGGGGCCCGCAAGGGCCCCATTTTTTTATTTCTGGATTTCTTCTTTTCTCAGAATTGAGTTATTAAAGCTAACTTCTCTGAACATCAACTGCATTTCTATGTATTTCTGAATGGTCCTGTCTATTTCTGCGACATCTGTAATTTCGGTGTACTTTTCAAAGACCGGGATATTGACAGAGAAAGTGTCCTGGAGTTCCATGTATTTTCTTAGAATTTCCTGGCTCTTTTGTGGCTCTTTTCTTATAAAATCGATGGCCATGCTGAGAGCTTCTGCAAATCTTCTAACACCTTCCTGGTTCAGCTGAACGTTTACCTTTGAGGTGAATCCCACGCCACAAAGGAAGGGTGCCATAACCCTTTTTTCCAGTATACCATCTTCTACCAAATTTACTAGGTTTTTCTTAATCAAATATGTTCTGTATGGTTCAGTGACGAGCAATGCGTCCACAAAACGAAGTGACATTGTGTCCATCATCTCCGCTTGAGTTAAGGCCACAAGGCTGTAATTATCTTCTTTGATTTTTTCATTGGTAAATATGTATCTCAACATATCTGCTTGTCTTGAATCTTTGAGGTATCCGATTTTAATACCCTTTCTTGAAAGGTCTCTGAAGCTTTTTACTGGCTTGTTTTTGGGAGCTACCAGAGCATATTGAGGATTATCAATGGATGACTTCGTATTGTACACTATTCTGAAAATTTCAGGGCTTGCCGATGCTTTTAATGCAAAAATGTCCCAATATGTACCT
Coding sequences:
- a CDS encoding aldehyde ferredoxin oxidoreductase family protein; this encodes MKGYAGKILRINLTTKEIKTEPLKEEFARKYIGGVGFGAKILYDEVPAKADPLGPDNKLIITPGNLVATGLPTMSKTALNFKSPLTGGYGRAMVGAYLGEELKKAGYDCLIIEGTSDKPVYILIEDDKVEIKDASDLWGTLTSEAHKKLQERHGKVRTGIIGPAGEKLSKISEVDFEERQAARAGVGAVMGSKKLKAIAVKGTKEIEYYDKNMLKELILKWGKIIKEHPATEADMKYGSGEFYEWVNKERGTFPSLNWRYGYMPVYDQLKEGEKSHLDPYYWAPKYTVKNRPCPHCTKPCGRYIKITDGKYAGTEVEGVEYEVLYSLGGVLGIDDIGAVAKMNKLCDDYGLDAISAGVTLAWAMECYELGLLTKEDTDGLDLKFGNDEAAVKAIEMMGKKEGKLGELLFNGSKEAAEKLGKDSWKYAVHIKGLELPAYDIRGLKGVALAFAVSTRGGCHLTGGAYGIELTGKWWKMSNVDRTKGEWKGFEIKTLEDLMTIYDATGACKFSRHMFFIEGFPEMFKAVTGWDISEEELWVAGERIYNITKMFNVREGFSRKDDHLPWKVMNAPIPAGPSKGLYVSEEEFNRMLDEYYIARGWSKEGIPTKAKLSQLGLQDLAEEPFAAGI
- the gatA gene encoding Asp-tRNA(Asn)/Glu-tRNA(Gln) amidotransferase subunit GatA yields the protein MSLHFPSVLELHKKFLSGELSPVDVVNEHLKLINNNQRTLNTFISILDDYALRRARELEEELPKYREQGTLPLLFGIPVGIKDNINFKGFGTTCASRILSGYISLYNATVVDRLLEAGAIIMGKLNMDEFAMGALGTYSFYGPVRNPVNPEYLAGGSSSGSAASVSAGEVVVSLGSDTGGSIRLPASFCGVFGLKPTYGTVSRYGLVAFASSLDQIGPIARNVEDLARTYVSIAGFDDKDSTSLNVEAPQLNTLLREIDPKEITLGYPDLVKRAQMDEEVRENFFSLLELLSKAGFKIEEVSLPHIKYSVEVYQIIANSEASSNLSRFDGIRYGFRKKEGNLDEMYSITRSEGFGEEVKRRIAIGTFALSHGYYDAYYLKALKVRRLIKNDLDEAFRKVDLILLPVAPFPAPRVDEEKDPVDLYYLDLFSIHANLAGIPSMAIPYGRTKNNLPLGFQVEGQVLSEPLIFNFAYYFEKNFI
- the lnt gene encoding apolipoprotein N-acyltransferase, producing MQRLFLIILSFIFYVLSFPPFKLYPFAFFSLVPLFLAIKDLEKSHIILLGLAFFYPFWFYHTHWILNMKVEPETKPWLVGGLIILPAYLSMFNIVPLLGIKNKHRVLLVPSLWVIFEYIRSSFYTGFPWINIAYSQLENPYFRMLNSIGGIYFTGFLIVLFSTLLFQFWDTAKKVYLYFFIALMLACHIVGAALYYKEENPESTTKILIFQPNILPREENNISEWLEVEKSYRKLLKEVKDTFDLVVLPESALPGYFRYSLKARSIIDSLSRITKAPVLLGSADVYFNGKRKVYNTAFLVYQDSIIGQYNKIHLVPFGEWLPYENKIKFLQKLEFGQGDFSPGDSIVLLHVNGIPFGTLICFESIFPYISRRYTMKGAGFLVNITSDGWYGKSLGPKEHFELLRFRAIEAGKYVARSAKTGISAIIDPKGRIITSLGLFEWGYISSTIGIYYTKTPYAKFGDFIVIISLIITCVVLVLSKRRKF
- a CDS encoding ABC transporter substrate-binding protein, whose product is MRKVWIILDIVLFAVIVFVLSYPRIQAAKIKEIKIVHYRSINALPVYVAMENGYFDSLKLKVTLEETEKLGDEVERVGRGAFGAGAGTYWDIFALKASASPEIFRIVYNTKSSIDNPQYALVAPKNKPVKSFRDLSRKGIKIGYLKDSRQADMLRYIFTNEKIKEDNYSLVALTQAEMMDTMSLRFVDALLVTEPYRTYLIKKNLVNLVEDGILEKRVMAPFLCGVGFTSKVNVQLNQEGVRRFAEALSMAIDFIRKEPQKSQEILRKYMELQDTFSVNIPVFEKYTEITDVAEIDRTIQKYIEMQLMFREVSFNNSILRKEEIQK